In Chryseobacterium gotjawalense, the following are encoded in one genomic region:
- the yajC gene encoding preprotein translocase subunit YajC, which yields MITIFLQAAAPEGSMMPTMIMMGLMFVGFYFLMIRPQMKKSKQEKNFQSELKVGSRVVTTSGMHGRIAQIQEDGVIIETLSGKLKFEKAAISREFTQQRFPDNASETK from the coding sequence ATGATAACAATATTTTTACAGGCCGCAGCACCGGAAGGTTCTATGATGCCGACCATGATCATGATGGGACTGATGTTCGTCGGGTTTTATTTCCTGATGATCCGTCCGCAAATGAAAAAATCGAAGCAGGAAAAAAACTTTCAGTCTGAATTAAAAGTAGGAAGCAGAGTAGTTACTACTTCTGGAATGCACGGTAGAATAGCACAAATTCAGGAAGATGGTGTTATTATCGAAACCCTTTCCGGAAAATTGAAGTTTGAAAAAGCAGCGATTTCAAGAGAATTTACACAACAGCGTTTCCCGGATAACGCTTCGGAAACTAAATAA
- a CDS encoding DUF1573 domain-containing protein, whose amino-acid sequence MKNFIKIAPLVVALALVSCKKDQSADQLVIEQGTAQVAEPNIDSQEDMVKEAQSKPLTNIALSEAQFDFGKIKKGEHKEHTYEVTNTGKNPLIISQVKPGCGCTVPDYTKEPILPGQKGKITLKFDSSNFDGLVNKQAEIYANVEKAPIVIGFSADIQP is encoded by the coding sequence ATGAAAAATTTTATTAAAATAGCACCACTTGTTGTGGCTTTAGCTTTAGTAAGTTGTAAAAAAGACCAGAGCGCAGATCAACTCGTTATCGAGCAGGGAACTGCTCAGGTGGCTGAACCGAATATCGATTCTCAAGAGGATATGGTGAAAGAAGCACAGTCTAAACCTTTAACCAACATTGCACTTTCTGAAGCGCAGTTTGATTTCGGAAAAATTAAAAAAGGAGAACATAAAGAACACACCTACGAAGTGACCAATACCGGAAAAAATCCCCTGATTATTTCTCAGGTAAAACCGGGTTGCGGATGTACCGTTCCTGATTATACCAAAGAGCCGATTCTTCCGGGACAAAAAGGAAAAATTACTTTGAAATTCGATTCTTCTAATTTCGACGGACTCGTTAACAAACAGGCAGAAATATATGCAAATGTAGAAAAAGCACCGATTGTGATTGGCTTTTCTGCAGATATTCAACCATAA
- the nusB gene encoding transcription antitermination factor NusB — protein sequence MLGRRQIREKVVESLYSYYQNPIKFDVLEKNMFSEIDKIYHLYIYQLNFLVALKDLAERQIEIGKNKYIQTDKETNPNQKFINNQVLIKLEENDERLSFTSKNQDLKWDIYDELLVKTFQRMSAGKRYQDFMKEEGHSFEADQKFIGKLFLRYIAENDDFHDHLEGKELSWADDFHIANSMMQKTIGFFKENEPSHTLIKMIKDEEDREFARKLLKQSLNHWEENEKKLEGRLDNWELDRVALMDKIILIAAITELDYFPLTPGRVIINEYIEISKVFSTDRSNIFINGILDKYTKDLNRS from the coding sequence ATGTTAGGAAGAAGACAAATCCGTGAAAAGGTAGTAGAATCGCTGTATTCATATTATCAAAATCCCATTAAATTCGATGTGTTAGAGAAAAACATGTTCTCAGAAATCGATAAAATCTATCATCTTTACATTTACCAACTTAATTTTTTGGTGGCGCTGAAAGATCTGGCAGAACGGCAAATCGAAATCGGTAAGAATAAGTATATTCAAACTGATAAAGAAACCAATCCCAACCAAAAATTCATCAACAATCAGGTTTTAATTAAATTAGAAGAAAATGACGAGCGCCTTTCTTTTACTTCTAAAAATCAGGATTTAAAATGGGATATCTATGATGAATTGCTGGTGAAGACGTTTCAGAGAATGTCGGCCGGTAAAAGATATCAGGATTTTATGAAAGAAGAAGGACATTCTTTCGAAGCTGACCAGAAATTTATCGGGAAATTATTTTTAAGGTATATCGCTGAAAACGATGATTTTCATGACCATCTTGAAGGAAAAGAATTGAGTTGGGCAGATGATTTCCATATCGCCAATTCGATGATGCAGAAAACCATTGGTTTTTTTAAAGAAAATGAACCGAGCCATACTTTAATTAAAATGATTAAAGATGAAGAGGACCGTGAATTCGCCCGTAAACTCTTAAAACAATCCCTGAACCATTGGGAAGAAAATGAGAAAAAACTGGAAGGAAGATTAGATAACTGGGAGCTGGACCGTGTGGCTTTAATGGATAAAATCATTCTGATTGCAGCTATTACGGAACTCGATTATTTCCCATTAACGCCGGGAAGAGTTATTATTAATGAATATATCGAAATTTCTAAAGTGTTTTCAACCGACCGTTCCAACATTTTCATCAATGGGATTTTAGATAAATACACCAAAGATTTAAACAGAAGTTAA
- a CDS encoding ABC transporter ATP-binding protein — translation MNALKTLNPYFWKHKNLLFYGFLFIIASNFFNIFKVQFVGKSVDEISNTNSLGFNKQVLIYVAIIVGSSLLTGFFTFMMRQTIIVASREIEYELKNKIYNHYQELSLTDFKRTTIGDLMNRLSEDVVAVRMYLGPGVMYVVNLLILLIITSVYMLNTNVEMTLWSLLPLPVLSFLIYKVSSIINKKSKIMQKSQSAISTFVQDSFSGIRVVKFFAKESYIEKSYGTKVKDYQDKSLDLAKTEAYFFTIILFVIGLLNVVILLIGGQKYMANELSVGKIADFFLYINILIFPFSMVGWVTSVNQRAEASMARINEFLDMKTDIINTNNEVYPIKGDIEFRNVSYVYPNTGIKALENLSFKIEAGKSLAIMGKTGSGKSTIALLLCRLIDPTEGEILIDGKNLKDHNLENYRKFIGYIPQESFLFSDTIENNIGFAIDKPSHQLVEKYSKKADVHKNIVEFKDQYKTMVGERGVMLSGGQKQRICIARALIKEPSVLIFDDSLSALDTETEENILQNIENEIHNCTSIIITHRESSAKRSDKILNLTPIENENLN, via the coding sequence ATGAACGCACTGAAAACCCTTAATCCCTATTTCTGGAAACATAAAAACCTGTTGTTTTATGGTTTTCTATTCATTATTGCCAGTAATTTTTTCAATATATTTAAAGTACAGTTCGTAGGAAAATCCGTGGATGAAATATCAAACACTAACAGTTTAGGTTTTAATAAGCAGGTTTTAATTTATGTTGCGATTATCGTAGGTTCTTCATTACTGACGGGATTTTTCACTTTTATGATGCGCCAAACCATCATTGTTGCGTCCAGAGAAATCGAATATGAACTGAAAAATAAAATCTACAATCATTATCAGGAATTATCGTTAACCGACTTCAAGAGAACAACCATCGGTGATCTGATGAACCGCTTGAGTGAAGATGTTGTTGCCGTAAGAATGTATCTCGGGCCGGGAGTAATGTACGTCGTCAATTTACTGATCCTGTTGATCATTACGAGTGTTTATATGCTCAATACGAATGTAGAAATGACTTTGTGGTCTCTTCTGCCGTTGCCTGTTCTTTCTTTTCTCATTTACAAAGTAAGTTCGATTATCAATAAAAAATCGAAAATTATGCAGAAGAGCCAGTCTGCGATTTCAACTTTTGTACAGGACAGTTTTTCGGGAATTCGGGTGGTGAAATTCTTTGCAAAAGAAAGTTACATCGAAAAAAGTTACGGCACCAAAGTAAAAGATTATCAGGATAAATCGCTTGATCTTGCCAAAACAGAAGCCTATTTCTTTACCATTATCCTGTTTGTCATCGGCTTATTAAATGTGGTCATTCTGTTAATCGGCGGGCAGAAATACATGGCGAATGAACTCTCGGTCGGCAAGATTGCAGATTTCTTTCTGTACATCAATATCTTAATTTTTCCTTTTTCTATGGTCGGTTGGGTAACATCTGTGAATCAAAGGGCAGAAGCATCGATGGCGAGAATCAATGAATTTCTCGATATGAAAACCGACATCATTAATACCAATAATGAAGTGTATCCGATAAAAGGAGATATCGAATTTCGAAATGTTTCTTACGTTTACCCAAATACCGGAATTAAAGCCCTGGAAAATTTAAGTTTCAAAATTGAAGCCGGTAAATCATTAGCAATTATGGGAAAAACCGGAAGTGGCAAATCAACTATTGCCCTTTTACTTTGTCGGTTAATCGATCCTACAGAAGGAGAAATTCTTATCGACGGAAAAAATTTAAAAGACCACAATTTAGAAAACTACCGAAAATTCATCGGCTATATTCCGCAGGAAAGTTTTCTTTTTTCAGACACCATTGAAAACAATATTGGATTCGCCATCGACAAACCTTCTCATCAGTTGGTCGAAAAATACTCAAAAAAAGCAGATGTTCACAAAAACATCGTAGAGTTCAAAGATCAGTACAAAACGATGGTTGGCGAACGCGGTGTGATGCTTTCCGGCGGACAGAAACAGCGGATCTGTATTGCAAGAGCGTTAATTAAGGAACCGTCTGTTTTGATTTTTGATGATTCATTATCGGCTTTGGATACAGAAACCGAAGAAAATATCCTTCAAAATATTGAAAATGAAATTCACAACTGTACCTCCATCATTATTACGCACCGGGAAAGCAGCGCTAAACGCTCGGATAAAATCCTGAACCTCACCCCGATAGAAAATGAAAATCTGAATTAA
- a CDS encoding DUF3276 family protein, translating into MSDYKERHENEIFTKVLKAGRRTYFFDVRETKAGDYYLTITESKKNFGENGEATFEKHKIYLYKEDFKSFEEMFKDSTDFIIGQKGEDVISERHDKDFKTKSFTIESDEEI; encoded by the coding sequence ATGAGTGATTACAAGGAACGCCATGAAAATGAAATTTTCACCAAGGTATTGAAGGCAGGAAGAAGAACTTATTTCTTTGATGTGCGAGAAACCAAAGCGGGAGATTATTATTTAACGATTACCGAAAGCAAAAAGAACTTTGGTGAAAATGGAGAAGCAACATTCGAAAAACATAAAATTTATCTGTACAAAGAAGATTTTAAAAGTTTCGAAGAAATGTTTAAAGATTCAACAGATTTCATCATCGGTCAAAAAGGCGAAGATGTAATTTCTGAAAGACACGACAAGGATTTCAAAACGAAATCATTTACGATTGAATCAGACGAAGAAATTTAA